One window from the genome of Salvelinus sp. IW2-2015 linkage group LG30, ASM291031v2, whole genome shotgun sequence encodes:
- the LOC111955281 gene encoding relaxin-3 receptor 1-like has product MSEADFQRLELFNTTLCRYREDPSCNHSHLNFHDTSMVYDLDFPGDGSPWLRTIISVVYCTVAIVGLLGNLLVLHLLCSTRTIFKSTINFFVFNLALADLLLSLVLSFWAVDIALDYSWPFGLTMCKAVSLLTGLNVYASCFFLTAMSLTRYCSVATALXPAAPLGRKLCDSRVTTALIWAGALVFALPRALFADLNRVGMSSDTACLLRFPKGTNWLAVNHLLRLLFGFLLPYFIMILSYLLMLRFLCRHKLNGVNPRRQAHVSKSVAVVVLSFCTCWFPYNVLTLWSSLIQLDLTEISPSYYFVQTYFFPLANCLAFTSSCLNPVIYCLIRREYRKALRSLVLKSSLAIASKDCLLAVKSNEGQNRDGQLGIPLNNMESQTAQSYTKRSALPSTTLSLAPSPKSLCPLNELT; this is encoded by the coding sequence ATGTCTGAGGCTGACTTCCAGAGACTTGAGCTCTTTAACACGACCCTGTGCAGATATCGTGAGGACCCGTCCTGTAACCATTCCCACCTGAACTTCCATGACACCAGCATGGTATACGATCTGGACTTCCCTGGCGATGGCTCCCCCTGGCTGCGCACCATCATCTCTGTGGTTTACTGCACCGTGGCCATCGTCGGACTGCTGGGCAACCTCCTGGTGCTGCACCTTCTCTGCTCCACCCGGACCATCTTCAAGAGTACCATCAACTTCTTTGTGTTCAACCTGGCCCTGGCTGACTTGCTGCTCTCCCTGGTGCTGTCGTTCTGGGCAGTAGACATCGCCCTGGACTACAGCTGGCCTTTTGGTTTGACCATGTGCAAGGCCGTGTCCCTCCTGACAGGACTCAACGTCTACGCCAGTTGCTTCTTCCTGACCGCCATGAGCTTGACCCGCTACTGTTCGGTGGCTACAGCGCTCAAMCCCGCTGCACCACTCGGCCGCAAGCTTTGTGATTCCCGGGTGACCACCGCACTTATATGGGCCGGGGCACTGGTGTTTGCTTTACCGCGAGCCCTGTTCGCCGATCTCAACAGAGTAGGCATGTCCAGTGACACTGCATGCCTGCTCAGATTCCCTAAAGGTACGAATTGGCTGGCTGTCAACCACCTCCTGAGGCTTCTGTTTGGCTTTCTGTTGCCCTACTTCATCATGATCCTCTCCTACCTACTCATGCTGCGATTCCTCTGCCGGCACAAGCTGAACGGGGTCAACCCACGGCGACAGGCTCATGTCTCCAAATCCGTGGCAGTTGTGGTGCTTTCCTTCTGTACCTGCTGGTTCCCGTATAATGTGCTAACTCTCTGGAGTTCCCTGATCCAACTGGACCTCACAGAAATCAGTCCCTCCTACTACTTTGTCCAGACCTACTTCTTCCCCCTGGCAAACTGCCTGGCCTTTACAAGTAGCTGCCTCAACCCTGTCATCTACTGCCTCATTCGCAGGGAGTACCGCAAGGCCCTGCGTAGCCTGGTCTTGAAGTCAAGTCTGGCAATTGCTTCCAAGGACTGCCTCTTGGCAGTCAAGTCCAACGAGGGCCAGAACCGCGACGGGCAGCTGGGCATCCCGCTCAACAACATGGAGAGCCAAACGGCCCAGTCTTACACCAAGAGGTCAGCACTGCCTTCTACCACTCTATCGCTGGCTCCCAGTCCCAAGAGCCTCTGCCCTCTCAATGAGCTCACCTGA